A stretch of DNA from Schistocerca americana isolate TAMUIC-IGC-003095 chromosome 3, iqSchAmer2.1, whole genome shotgun sequence:
GAACGGGGTGGCGTTAGTTCGTCAAATCCCTGAATCATACTGTACGGATAATGACGTGCGTAGTATGCTGCCTCTGAGACACTGAAGATTCACCCTCTAACCCAGACATTGCTCGCCATGGAAACCGTGTAATCCACGGTACTCTGTGTCCCATGCGTCTTGCACCGATTATTTCGCCACCTTCAAAATCGGTCAAATCGCGACGTGGTCTCATCTTTACTACGTGCTTGTCTGAAAGAGACTTCTCAGACTGCCACAACATTCGGACGTCATATAGTCCACTCCTCTAACTAGGACTTAACATTCCGCTCACTTCATAAGACTCACATGTTTGATTGTCGTTCTGATTGTATGTATGAGCAAAGCGAAAGCAAGACTACCTAAAAACAAGCAACGAATTTTCCTCTGTATTTTCGTAGTAAAACGAACAGCGAGAAATGGACAAAATTGACTAGAGTGAGGTTTAGTTTTGCAAAGTAAGATTTaaatgcttgaaagtaatcaggttaATCGAGAAAAGCTTAATTAATGATTTGAGGGATAACTGAAACATTTCACTAACAGCTGCTGATAGTAAATGAAGTGCTAGAAATTTCGACTCGTCTAGGCTCAGCTAATCTGTGCATAAAATGTTACATTTGCGTACAAATAGTAGACTTTTTCTttcatgtttaaaaaataatataaatatcaaGCTACGTAAAATGGAACGTCTCTGATTCTTTTTGATCAATATGCAGTTAACAATAATTGCATACCGATTAACATTTGAATATATttcatactttcagaaaaaaaagtactttaaaaaaatttaaaaaggtggtcaaatattttgtgaaattatttgtgtgaaagtaagaaacaaaatagattagagaaacatttcatGCGCCTTATTTGCTGTACATAGTTTCGAGCATAATTCAGCTTCAAAAATTTATATAATCTGTTTTACTTGTTatatttagacaaatcatttcacagacATCTACCGTTctcttttcacatttttttttaaaagtaagcTACACCAGCAACTTTTGTGGCATACAGAGACTATAACCTCACTTACGTTGGTTAGTTTATGTATGTTTCCTTAATGCAACGTACGTACAATATGTAacccaaaacatttttttctcggccaacttCCGTTgataaaaatgcggaatttattgtgggacatcgtggaatatttccgcttcagcgcttatagtttcataaagttccgatatgtggcggcgctatacgttgccttcaaaatgacgtcggtaacggaggtgcgttctaagcagagagctgtcattgagttcattTCGGCTCAAAACCACAGCATCgcggatattcataggctcttgcagaatgtttaGGTgatctggcagtgaaaaaaagcacgttgtttcattgggcgaggcgtctgtcatcgtcggaACAACGTCCCGGCCTGCTGGACACTGCCGTAactcctacagtgttggaacgtgcggacattctcattgGACATGGTCCAGGGATCAGACTCAACCACCTCACTGCCCAGCTGTACGTGCCTGCTGGTACTGCTGACACTCCGGTTAGGGTACTCAAGTCCGTGTTCTTCTTCATCCATCCAACAGCCTGGATCtcacatcttccgacttccatctgtttggtccaatgaaggatgcacttcacgggaaacagtacttggatgatggggaggttgttgattcagcaagacgttggctccgacgtcgaccagtagagtggtaccatgcgggcatactggTCTGCCCAGTATGGTgtcataaggccgtcgcattgaacagagattatgttggaaaatagggttttgtagccccaAGAGTGGGGAATTATATGGTGTAgtgcaatcctgaataaaatcaacctgctttcacaaaaaaaaaaaaaaaaaaaatgtgttgcattgcttattgaaagcCCGTCATACCAAGAGCAGTCTGAAAATGTAACTTTTGTTATTGGATTTACGGTATTGTGGCATTTTACATTGTGTAAAAGTGTTGTATAAACATACTCGCAGACAAAGTCCTTTCGTTTCAACTCAGCAGAAAACGCGGAAATGTTTTATAGAAATTGGTTTTAAGTACTATAACTTCAATGGAAACGTTAAACCAGTTACTACTTTCATTCTGAGTGTACAACATTAGAAACGTGTCTCCACAAAATGTTTGTAGCATTAAATTCCTTATTCGTTCCAAGATCTTAAGAATGCAATGTGAATTtataacgccggccgctgtgaccgggcggttctagacgcttcggtccggaaccgcgctgctgctacggtcgaaggttcaaattctgcttcgggcatggatgtgtgtgaagtccttaggttagttaggtttaactggttctaagtctagggactgatgacctcagactttaagtcccgtagtgcttggagccatttgaaccattttttttaaatttatagcgATTCATGAAACTATACTTTTTACATGAACTAGATGTGAAGAATGTATCACTGAAAGTGTAGTcgtaagaaataataaaaaaatcgttTCATATTATACAATTGCTTGTAAGATGACATGTTGCTGTGTGAGAAAGCACATGTGTAACTGCAGCCCGTCCAGCCGGGAAAAGGGCGTGGCAGCAAGCATTTAACAATCACCAGCACAAGTACCAGCTAGGAAGAAATGAAGAACATATACACTTTTTCTGCCCTTTATTGACAATAAATAACTCTGTTCATAGCTTCAGGTACATTTCCTAGTGGACCTTCAGCAGGGGAGCAGCGACAGCAGGTGCGGCGTAGGCCAGAGGGGCGTGgatggcgggggcggcgtaggccacaggggcggcggcgacggcgggggCGGCCAGGAGGCGGGCCGTCTGCGATACGCGGTACGTGTTGGCGTATGAGGAGGCGGCGGGCGCCACGGCCACGGGGGCGTGGGCCACGGCGACGGCGGGGGCGGCCACGGCAGGCGCCAcggcgacggcgggggcggcgtagcCTCCCA
This window harbors:
- the LOC124607423 gene encoding cuticle protein 12.5-like isoform X2 — its product is MYKLVILLCAVAAAHAGYLGGYAAPAVAVAPAVAAPAVAVAHAPVAVAPAASSYANTYRVSQTARLLAAPAVAAAPVAYAAPAIHAPLAYAAPAVAAPLLKVH